A portion of the Bacillus thuringiensis genome contains these proteins:
- the nuoK gene encoding NADH-quinone oxidoreductase subunit NuoK — MSSVPASAYLTLAIILFCIGLFGALTKRNTVIVLVCIELMLNAANLNLVAFSKLGLFPNLTGQIFSLFTMAVAAAEAAVGLAILIALYRNRTTVQVDEMDTLKG; from the coding sequence ATGAGTAGCGTTCCGGCTTCTGCATATTTAACACTTGCGATTATTTTGTTTTGCATCGGTCTATTTGGAGCTTTAACAAAGCGGAATACAGTAATCGTATTAGTTTGTATCGAATTAATGCTGAATGCTGCCAATTTAAACTTAGTGGCGTTTAGTAAATTAGGCCTATTTCCGAATTTAACAGGTCAAATTTTCTCACTGTTTACGATGGCTGTAGCGGCAGCGGAAGCGGCGGTAGGACTCGCTATTTTAATTGCTTTATATCGTAATCGTACGACAGTTCAGGTGGATGAAATGGATACGCTCAAAGGATAG
- a CDS encoding NADH-quinone oxidoreductase subunit J: MNGEFVAFFILSLSAIIGGVLMLNLTKVMHMMLALVLTFLSIAGLYFLLSAEFIGVAQILLYSGAITIIMIFGIMLTKHNAENESRLTLRKWIIFFAVVAFGAVMYFAVNNVDFANESTQGSLPLHENNTLQIGTLLYSKYIIPFELTSVILLVALVGAIILAKKDEKEEDSNE; the protein is encoded by the coding sequence ATGAATGGCGAGTTTGTAGCATTCTTTATACTATCCTTGTCTGCAATTATCGGCGGTGTTCTTATGTTGAACTTAACGAAAGTTATGCACATGATGCTAGCTCTCGTTCTGACATTTCTCAGCATTGCAGGTTTGTATTTTCTTTTATCAGCCGAATTTATAGGCGTTGCACAAATTTTACTTTACTCTGGTGCAATCACAATTATTATGATTTTCGGCATTATGTTAACGAAACATAACGCGGAAAATGAATCGCGTCTTACTCTTCGAAAATGGATTATCTTCTTTGCGGTTGTAGCATTTGGAGCGGTTATGTATTTCGCTGTTAATAATGTTGATTTTGCAAATGAAAGCACACAAGGAAGTTTACCTCTCCATGAAAACAACACACTTCAAATCGGTACGCTTCTCTATTCAAAATATATTATTCCATTTGAACTAACGTCAGTTATTTTACTTGTAGCACTCGTTGGCGCGATTATACTTGCGAAAAAGGACGAGAAAGAGGAGGATTCCAATGAGTAG
- the nuoI gene encoding NADH-quinone oxidoreductase subunit NuoI produces MKGLFKGLKYTLSNLSKKKVTYDYPNQPLPLPDRFRGIQKFYPEKCIVCNQCSNICPTDCIQLTGKKHPDPTKKGKIIDTYDINFEICILCDLCTEVCPTEAIVMTNNFELAEYSRDDLFKNLQWLDENDENVRKENKA; encoded by the coding sequence ATGAAAGGACTATTTAAAGGATTAAAATATACATTAAGTAATTTGAGCAAGAAGAAGGTAACGTATGATTATCCAAATCAACCGTTGCCGTTGCCAGACCGTTTTCGGGGGATTCAAAAATTTTATCCGGAGAAATGTATTGTTTGTAATCAATGCTCTAACATTTGTCCGACAGACTGTATTCAGTTAACAGGGAAGAAACATCCGGATCCTACGAAAAAAGGAAAAATTATCGACACGTATGATATTAATTTTGAAATTTGTATTCTTTGTGATTTATGTACAGAAGTTTGCCCGACAGAGGCAATTGTCATGACAAATAACTTTGAACTCGCGGAATATTCACGTGATGACTTATTTAAAAATTTGCAGTGGCTTGACGAAAACGACGAAAACGTCAGGAAGGAGAATAAGGCATGA
- the nuoH gene encoding NADH-quinone oxidoreductase subunit NuoH, with protein MIETLLQSPSSWTNFFIFFGLAVLLLFAVLGFVTYGILAERKVMGFMQGRIGPNQVGGRFGLLQTVADVLKLLLKEDSIPKAADKPLFILAPVIAFAPAFMVLAVIPFTDKFQFADIGVGLLYYIAVSGITTIGVVTGGWASNNKYSLLGGMRAAAQMISYEIPLVMSVIGIVLLAGSLNLNEIVAAQEKVWYIFVQPIGFVVFLIAAVAELNRTPFDLPEAESELVSGYHTEYSGFRWAFFMLSEYVYFFGMASLITVLFLGGWNPVMFLGFIPGAVWFALKFSSVVFLLIWFRVTFPRIRGDQLMEFGWKVLLPIALANIFLTALIKELFF; from the coding sequence ATGATTGAGACGCTCTTACAATCACCTTCAAGCTGGACGAATTTCTTCATTTTTTTCGGATTAGCGGTACTTCTACTATTTGCAGTCCTTGGCTTCGTTACATATGGAATTTTGGCAGAACGGAAAGTGATGGGGTTTATGCAAGGGCGGATTGGACCAAATCAGGTTGGAGGCCGATTCGGTTTACTGCAAACGGTAGCTGATGTTTTAAAACTATTATTGAAAGAAGATAGTATTCCGAAAGCAGCAGATAAACCGCTGTTTATATTAGCGCCTGTCATTGCATTTGCACCAGCATTTATGGTGCTTGCAGTTATCCCGTTCACTGATAAATTTCAATTTGCAGATATTGGAGTCGGGCTACTTTATTATATTGCTGTTTCCGGTATTACGACGATAGGTGTCGTAACTGGGGGATGGGCATCGAATAATAAGTACTCCCTTTTAGGAGGGATGCGTGCGGCGGCGCAAATGATTTCTTATGAGATTCCGCTCGTAATGAGTGTAATTGGTATCGTTTTGCTAGCTGGTAGCCTGAATTTAAATGAGATTGTAGCGGCGCAGGAGAAGGTTTGGTACATTTTCGTACAGCCAATTGGCTTCGTCGTTTTCTTAATTGCAGCAGTTGCAGAGTTAAATAGGACGCCATTCGATTTGCCAGAAGCGGAGTCAGAACTTGTTTCTGGATATCATACGGAATACTCAGGTTTTCGCTGGGCGTTTTTCATGCTTTCAGAGTACGTATATTTCTTCGGGATGGCATCGTTAATTACAGTGCTCTTTTTAGGCGGATGGAATCCAGTCATGTTTCTTGGATTTATCCCAGGTGCCGTATGGTTTGCTTTGAAATTTAGTAGTGTAGTCTTTCTATTAATTTGGTTCCGCGTTACGTTCCCGCGTATAAGAGGTGACCAGTTAATGGAGTTTGGATGGAAAGTATTATTGCCGATTGCACTTGCAAATATTTTCTTAACGGCATTGATTAAGGAGTTATTCTTCTAA
- the nuoD gene encoding NADH-quinone oxidoreductase subunit NuoD, whose protein sequence is MIRTEEMLLNVGPQHPSTHGVFRLVIKIDGEIIKEATPVIGYLHRGTEKIAESLQYTQIIPYTDRMDYLSAMTNNYVICHAVETMMGLEIPERAEYLRVLAMELGRIASHLVWWGTNLLDIGAVSPFLYAFREREMIINLLNELCGARLTFNYMRVGGVKWDAPDGWIEKVEEFVPYMREQLAGYHDLVSGNEIFLNRVKGVGIYSPEEAISYSLSGANLRCTGVNWDLRKDEPYSIYDRFDFDIPVGNVGDAWDRYVCRMQEIEESLKIVEQAVQQFPKEGAVLAKVPKIIKAPKGEAFVRIESPRGEIGCYIASDGKKEPYRLKFRRPSFYNLQILPKLLKGENIANLITILGGVDIVLGEVDG, encoded by the coding sequence ATGATCCGCACGGAAGAGATGCTTTTGAATGTAGGACCTCAGCATCCGAGTACACATGGTGTGTTCAGGCTCGTAATTAAGATTGACGGGGAAATTATTAAAGAAGCTACACCGGTTATTGGGTATTTGCATCGCGGGACGGAAAAGATTGCTGAGAGCTTACAGTATACGCAAATTATCCCTTATACAGATCGAATGGACTATTTATCAGCCATGACGAATAATTACGTCATTTGCCATGCTGTAGAGACGATGATGGGGCTTGAAATTCCGGAGCGTGCCGAATACTTGCGAGTACTTGCGATGGAGCTAGGAAGAATTGCGAGCCATCTCGTTTGGTGGGGGACGAATCTTCTTGATATAGGAGCGGTAAGCCCGTTTTTGTACGCGTTTCGTGAACGAGAGATGATTATAAATTTATTAAATGAATTATGCGGGGCACGGCTTACTTTTAACTATATGAGAGTTGGCGGTGTGAAGTGGGATGCACCAGATGGTTGGATTGAAAAGGTGGAAGAGTTTGTTCCGTATATGAGAGAGCAATTGGCAGGTTATCATGATCTTGTTAGCGGTAATGAGATTTTCTTAAATCGTGTGAAAGGCGTTGGTATATATAGCCCGGAAGAAGCGATTTCGTATTCTTTAAGCGGAGCAAATTTGCGGTGCACCGGGGTAAACTGGGATCTTCGCAAAGATGAGCCGTATTCGATTTATGATCGTTTTGATTTTGATATTCCTGTTGGAAACGTGGGAGATGCTTGGGATCGCTACGTTTGCCGAATGCAAGAAATCGAGGAGTCTTTAAAGATTGTTGAGCAAGCGGTTCAGCAGTTCCCGAAAGAGGGAGCTGTGCTGGCAAAAGTACCGAAAATTATTAAGGCACCTAAGGGAGAAGCGTTCGTACGTATAGAATCGCCGCGAGGAGAGATTGGTTGTTATATCGCTAGTGACGGAAAGAAAGAGCCGTATCGTTTGAAGTTTCGTAGGCCATCTTTTTATAACTTGCAAATTTTACCGAAATTATTGAAAGGTGAAAACATCGCTAATTTAATTACGATTTTAGGTGGAGTTGATATTGTACTTGGGGAGGTTGATGGCTAA